Proteins encoded by one window of Halorubrum ruber:
- a CDS encoding glutathione S-transferase N-terminal domain-containing protein: MANLTLYELEGCPYCAKVKTKLADLDLEYESVMVPRSHGERTEVEEVSGQTGVPVLVDEDHGVEGMAESDDIVEYLEETYGGAS; encoded by the coding sequence ATGGCAAACCTAACCCTCTACGAACTCGAAGGCTGTCCGTACTGCGCGAAGGTCAAGACGAAGCTGGCCGACCTCGACCTGGAGTACGAGTCGGTGATGGTGCCGCGCTCGCACGGCGAGCGCACCGAGGTCGAGGAGGTCTCCGGGCAGACCGGCGTCCCCGTCCTCGTCGACGAGGACCACGGGGTCGAGGGAATGGCCGAGAGCGACGACATCGTCGAGTACCTCGAAGAGACGTACGGCGGCGCGAGCTAA
- a CDS encoding PAS domain-containing protein, with protein sequence MGDRKGESSTDDPQSSSGDAAPTGILRAFVEAVPTPTLVCDPETLTIRAANAPAADLLGHDRGTLTLMGLPDLGENDVTVSGESIADVAASAAAPPASDGSDGPIERFEWDIRLGDPGLRVDAALRAATIAGEEWLVVGLSDVTGRVAAETDRDAERRLVDALAETVPLALFRCTEEGTLSRWNGRLSSDTGYEPESLSGRALTSLFDEETSGLVSDSLSRVYREGEPASCEAQLLTRSGERVPYRLSLGPVTDGDRVVGAVGVGEDLTEASLREERLAVLTRVLRHNFRNDLNVVTGFTGRAIEAVDDPDLVAELERVVDTAERLLRLGETSRKVERLLSQRPSPRPVALAPAVDAALESLDPAVRARATVEVDVPEDLAVSAVAFLPEAITELVDNAVRHNDADEPRVRISAAELPSESWTSLVVADNGPGIPPAERAVLTGEETPLEHASGLGLWYVNWIVTAGGGSLDIAESKAGGSRIELSLRAAEGNPPEDAELFTLDDVEGGT encoded by the coding sequence ATGGGGGACCGGAAAGGGGAATCGTCGACCGACGACCCACAGTCGTCGAGCGGCGACGCCGCCCCGACCGGGATCCTCCGAGCGTTCGTCGAGGCGGTCCCGACCCCGACGCTCGTCTGCGATCCGGAGACGCTGACGATCCGCGCCGCGAACGCGCCCGCGGCCGACCTCCTCGGCCACGACCGCGGCACGCTGACGCTGATGGGCCTCCCGGACCTCGGTGAGAACGACGTCACCGTTTCCGGAGAGTCGATCGCCGACGTCGCGGCGTCGGCCGCGGCGCCTCCGGCTTCCGACGGGTCCGACGGCCCGATCGAGCGCTTCGAGTGGGACATCCGGCTGGGGGATCCCGGTCTCCGGGTCGACGCGGCGCTCCGCGCGGCGACGATCGCTGGCGAAGAGTGGCTCGTCGTCGGGCTCTCGGACGTCACGGGCCGCGTCGCGGCCGAGACCGACCGCGACGCCGAGCGCCGACTCGTCGACGCGCTCGCCGAGACCGTCCCGCTCGCACTGTTCCGCTGTACCGAGGAGGGGACGCTCTCCCGGTGGAACGGTCGCCTGTCGTCGGACACCGGGTACGAGCCGGAATCGCTCTCGGGGCGAGCGCTCACCTCGCTGTTCGACGAGGAGACGAGCGGCCTCGTGAGCGACTCCCTCTCCAGGGTGTACCGCGAGGGGGAACCCGCCTCCTGCGAGGCGCAGCTGCTCACCCGCTCCGGCGAGCGCGTCCCGTACCGGCTCTCGCTCGGGCCCGTCACCGACGGCGACAGGGTCGTGGGCGCGGTCGGCGTCGGCGAGGACCTGACGGAGGCGTCGCTCCGGGAGGAGCGGCTCGCGGTGTTGACCCGCGTGTTGCGCCACAACTTCCGGAACGACCTCAACGTGGTCACGGGGTTCACCGGGCGGGCGATCGAGGCGGTCGACGACCCCGACCTCGTCGCTGAACTCGAACGGGTCGTCGACACCGCCGAGCGGCTGCTGCGCCTCGGCGAGACCTCGCGGAAGGTGGAGCGGCTGCTCTCACAGCGCCCCTCGCCGCGGCCGGTCGCGCTCGCGCCCGCGGTCGACGCGGCCCTCGAATCGCTCGACCCGGCGGTCCGGGCTCGGGCCACCGTCGAGGTCGACGTCCCCGAGGACCTCGCGGTCTCCGCGGTCGCGTTCCTCCCCGAGGCGATCACCGAGCTCGTCGACAACGCGGTCCGCCACAACGACGCGGACGAGCCGCGGGTCCGTATCTCGGCCGCGGAGCTGCCCAGCGAGTCGTGGACCTCGCTCGTCGTCGCCGACAACGGGCCGGGGATCCCGCCCGCCGAGCGGGCCGTCCTCACCGGCGAGGAGACACCGCTCGAACACGCGAGCGGACTCGGCCTCTGGTACGTGAACTGGATCGTCACCGCGGGCGGCGGGAGCCTCGACATCGCCGAGAGCAAGGCCGGCGGCAGCCGGATCGAGCTGTCGCTACGCGCCGCCGAGGGGAACCCGCCAGAGGATGCGGAGCTGTTTACGCTTGACGACGTCGAAGGCGGCACGTAG
- the thsB gene encoding thermosome subunit beta: protein MQQGQPMIIMGEDAQRVQDKDAQEYNISAARGVAESVRSTLGPKGMDKMLVNSMGDVTITNDGVTILQEMDIDNPTAEMVVEVAETQEDEAGDGTTSAVAIAGELLKNAQDLLEQDIHPTAVIKGFNLASEYAREQVDEVATAVDPDDTETLRNVAETSMTGKGAELDKETLADLVVRAVQGVTVEADDGSHVVDLANLNIETRTGRAAGESRLLSGAAIDKDAVHEDMPTDFESANVLLLNDPIEVEEADVDTSVNVDSPDQLQKFLDQEEEQLREKVDQIVESGADVVFCQKGIDDLAQHYLAKEGILAVRRTKKSDLTFLKNVLGAPIVTDLDSLTADDLAVGSVTRDDDEELFYVEGEDAHGVTLLLYGTTDHVVDELERGIQDALDVVSTTVSDGRTLPGGGAVEVEIARRLRDYADSVEGREQLAVEAFADSLELIPRVLAENAGLDAIDLLVDLRAAHEAGDQNAGLDVFAGEVVNTADAGVVETAHAKEQAISSAAEAANLVLKIDDIISAGDLSTSGGDDEGGAPGGGMGGMGGMGGAM from the coding sequence ATGCAGCAGGGCCAGCCGATGATCATCATGGGCGAGGACGCCCAGCGCGTCCAGGACAAGGACGCTCAGGAGTACAACATCTCCGCGGCGCGCGGCGTCGCCGAGTCGGTCCGATCGACGCTCGGACCGAAGGGGATGGACAAGATGCTCGTCAACTCGATGGGCGACGTCACCATCACCAACGACGGCGTCACCATCCTCCAGGAGATGGACATCGACAACCCGACCGCCGAGATGGTCGTCGAGGTCGCCGAGACCCAGGAGGACGAGGCCGGCGACGGGACGACCAGCGCGGTCGCCATCGCGGGCGAGCTGCTGAAGAACGCGCAGGACCTCCTCGAACAGGACATCCACCCGACCGCGGTGATCAAAGGGTTCAACCTCGCGAGCGAGTACGCCCGCGAGCAGGTCGACGAGGTCGCGACCGCCGTCGACCCCGACGACACGGAGACGCTGCGTAACGTCGCCGAGACGTCGATGACCGGGAAGGGCGCCGAGCTCGACAAGGAGACGCTCGCCGACCTCGTCGTCCGCGCGGTACAGGGCGTCACCGTCGAGGCCGACGACGGCTCCCACGTGGTCGACCTCGCGAACCTCAACATCGAGACGCGCACCGGCCGCGCGGCGGGCGAGTCCCGCCTGCTCTCCGGCGCGGCGATCGACAAGGACGCGGTCCACGAGGACATGCCGACCGACTTCGAGTCGGCGAACGTCCTCCTCCTCAACGACCCGATCGAGGTCGAGGAGGCGGACGTCGACACCTCCGTCAACGTCGACTCCCCGGACCAGCTCCAGAAGTTCCTCGACCAGGAGGAAGAGCAGCTCCGCGAGAAGGTCGATCAGATCGTCGAGAGCGGCGCCGACGTCGTCTTCTGCCAGAAGGGCATCGACGACCTCGCGCAGCATTACCTCGCGAAGGAGGGCATCCTCGCGGTCCGCCGCACGAAGAAGTCCGACCTGACGTTCCTGAAGAACGTCCTCGGCGCGCCGATCGTCACCGACCTCGACTCGCTCACCGCAGACGACCTCGCGGTCGGCTCCGTCACGCGCGACGACGACGAGGAGCTGTTCTACGTCGAGGGCGAGGACGCCCACGGCGTCACGCTCCTCCTGTACGGCACCACCGACCACGTCGTCGACGAGCTCGAACGCGGCATTCAGGACGCGCTCGACGTGGTCTCGACGACCGTCTCCGACGGGCGAACCCTGCCCGGCGGCGGCGCGGTCGAGGTCGAGATCGCGCGTCGCCTGCGCGACTACGCCGACTCCGTCGAGGGCCGCGAGCAGCTCGCGGTCGAGGCGTTCGCCGACTCCCTCGAACTGATTCCGCGCGTGCTCGCCGAGAACGCGGGCCTCGACGCGATCGACCTGCTGGTCGATCTGCGCGCGGCCCACGAGGCGGGCGACCAGAACGCCGGGCTCGACGTGTTCGCCGGCGAGGTCGTCAACACGGCCGACGCGGGCGTCGTCGAGACAGCCCACGCGAAGGAGCAGGCGATCTCGTCCGCGGCCGAGGCGGCGAACCTCGTGCTGAAAATCGACGACATCATCTCGGCGGGCGACCTCTCGACGTCGGGCGGCGACGACGAGGGCGGCGCCCCCGGCGGCGGCATGGGCGGTATGGGTGGCATGGGCGGCGCGATGTAA
- a CDS encoding DUF7523 family protein: MSLAAETREAVRAHPFVRDALRAGLVNHSAAATWLAEQADLDGDPDAIAAALRRFREDLPAYETEARTASVTMRSGVGVVDDAGDSDSAAGGGDSGAVAADPLLRVGDAAVVDGGDRTAILATGDVDTAVLADALGRLAAADVDVAAAGVAGDALVCVVPRRDGASAVRVVEAALEAVPVEEN, translated from the coding sequence ATGTCGCTGGCAGCCGAGACGCGCGAGGCGGTCAGAGCGCACCCGTTCGTCCGCGACGCGCTCCGCGCCGGACTGGTGAACCACAGTGCCGCCGCGACCTGGCTCGCCGAGCAGGCCGACCTCGACGGCGACCCGGACGCGATCGCGGCCGCGCTCCGCCGGTTCCGGGAGGACCTGCCGGCCTACGAGACCGAGGCCCGGACCGCGAGCGTCACCATGCGGAGCGGCGTGGGCGTGGTCGACGACGCGGGAGACAGCGATTCCGCCGCGGGCGGCGGCGACTCCGGCGCGGTCGCCGCCGACCCCCTCCTCCGCGTCGGCGACGCGGCGGTCGTCGACGGCGGCGACCGCACGGCGATCCTCGCGACCGGCGACGTCGACACTGCGGTGCTGGCGGACGCACTCGGTCGGCTCGCCGCCGCGGACGTCGACGTCGCGGCCGCGGGCGTGGCGGGCGACGCGCTCGTCTGCGTCGTCCCGCGGCGCGACGGCGCGAGCGCGGTTCGGGTGGTCGAGGCGGCGCTGGAGGCGGTGCCGGTCGAGGAGAACTGA
- a CDS encoding DUF192 domain-containing protein codes for MRLVHSPEPGRDGGETVLASDVDVARSTLEQARGLMFRRSVPDDYALVFPFDEADTQWLHMLFVPFAIDAAWLVDGEVTAKKRLAPFVGLGRGRADTVVELPAGAAESVAVGDELRLVE; via the coding sequence GTGCGACTCGTCCACAGTCCGGAGCCGGGACGCGACGGAGGCGAGACCGTCCTCGCGAGCGACGTCGATGTCGCGCGCTCGACGCTCGAACAGGCCCGCGGGCTGATGTTCCGGCGGTCGGTGCCGGACGACTACGCGCTGGTCTTCCCGTTCGACGAGGCCGACACGCAGTGGCTCCACATGCTGTTCGTGCCGTTCGCGATCGACGCGGCCTGGCTCGTCGACGGCGAGGTGACGGCGAAAAAGCGGCTCGCGCCGTTCGTCGGGCTGGGCCGCGGCCGCGCCGACACCGTCGTCGAGCTGCCGGCGGGCGCGGCGGAGTCGGTTGCGGTCGGCGACGAACTGCGGCTGGTGGAGTGA
- the cysS gene encoding cysteine--tRNA ligase, translating into MSLVVTDTLEDERVEFTADGDVTLYVCGLTVSDDPHLGHARLWFHADVLHRWLEHEGYDVRHVENVTDVNEKITARVGERDEWAAERDVAETFTATTFDAMRGLNLKRAEVYPRVTEHVPEILDLVETLIEKGYAYEANGSVYFDVTRFEEYGKLSNQDLNALEAQGEPDERSEKRNPSDFALWKADGVSETAAREHAKHDHGAETPDGETWESPWSEGRPGWHVECSAMSTTHLGDTLDIHMGGRDLVFPHHENEIAQSEAATGEAFARHWLHVGLLEMDGEKMSSSIGNFWTVPDALEELGVNVVRTFYAGAAYRSEQALTEETIAEAEERWERLSRTYDRAVEAVDSTDARAKAEDEELRGAVEAARDDFAAAMNDDLNLREATAALLDLTDAVNRHVDDNSDSAYDYRGLREAVEAFEEFGGDVLGLQFESESDGDVDLAGELVELVLDVREAEREAGNYKRADELRDALRDVGVEIEDGPDGATYRFE; encoded by the coding sequence ATGAGTCTCGTCGTCACCGACACCCTGGAAGACGAGCGCGTCGAGTTCACCGCGGACGGCGACGTCACGCTGTACGTCTGCGGCCTGACGGTGTCGGACGACCCCCACCTCGGCCACGCCCGGCTGTGGTTCCACGCCGACGTCCTCCACCGGTGGCTCGAACACGAGGGGTACGACGTGCGCCACGTCGAGAACGTCACCGACGTCAACGAGAAGATCACCGCCCGCGTCGGGGAGCGCGACGAGTGGGCCGCCGAGCGCGACGTGGCCGAGACGTTCACCGCGACCACCTTCGACGCGATGCGCGGGCTGAACCTCAAGCGCGCCGAGGTGTACCCGCGCGTTACCGAGCACGTCCCGGAGATACTCGACCTCGTCGAGACCCTGATCGAGAAGGGGTACGCCTACGAGGCGAACGGCTCCGTCTACTTCGACGTGACGCGGTTCGAGGAGTACGGGAAGCTCTCGAACCAAGACCTCAACGCGCTCGAAGCGCAGGGCGAGCCGGACGAGCGCTCGGAGAAGCGCAACCCGTCGGACTTCGCCCTCTGGAAGGCGGACGGCGTCAGCGAGACCGCGGCGCGCGAGCACGCGAAACACGACCACGGCGCGGAGACACCCGACGGCGAGACGTGGGAGTCGCCCTGGAGCGAGGGGCGGCCCGGCTGGCACGTGGAGTGCTCGGCGATGTCGACGACGCACCTCGGCGACACGCTCGATATTCACATGGGCGGCCGCGACCTCGTCTTCCCGCACCACGAAAACGAGATCGCGCAGTCGGAGGCCGCCACCGGCGAGGCGTTCGCGCGCCACTGGCTCCACGTCGGCTTACTGGAGATGGACGGCGAGAAGATGTCATCCTCGATCGGCAACTTCTGGACCGTGCCGGACGCCTTAGAGGAGCTCGGCGTCAACGTGGTCCGGACCTTCTACGCCGGCGCCGCCTACCGCTCCGAGCAGGCGCTCACCGAGGAGACGATCGCCGAGGCCGAGGAGCGCTGGGAGCGCCTCTCGCGCACCTACGACCGCGCGGTCGAGGCGGTCGACTCGACCGACGCCCGCGCGAAGGCCGAAGACGAGGAACTCCGCGGCGCGGTCGAAGCCGCACGCGACGATTTCGCGGCCGCGATGAACGACGACCTCAACCTCCGGGAGGCGACCGCGGCCCTGCTGGACCTCACCGACGCGGTGAATCGGCACGTGGACGACAACAGCGACTCCGCCTACGACTACCGCGGCCTCCGCGAGGCGGTGGAGGCGTTCGAGGAGTTCGGCGGCGACGTGCTCGGCCTCCAGTTCGAATCCGAGAGCGACGGCGACGTGGATCTGGCCGGCGAGCTGGTCGAACTCGTCCTCGACGTGCGCGAGGCCGAGCGCGAGGCCGGCAACTACAAGCGCGCCGACGAGCTCCGCGACGCGCTTCGTGACGTTGGCGTTGAGATTGAAGATGGTCCAGACGGCGCGACGTACCGATTCGAATAG
- a CDS encoding DR2241 family protein codes for MADHTSATDEGEAGGDEAGDDGTATPEIDLPGEAFDAVLDALDDLDPGDPLRFEGFSVARDGEGAYALVENSPPKPLTERELHEALAERAPAVTDWYTFERVVGEFGPRRAFLRWIEDADGETVAARYAALAAGIERAWGELKITATVTDRGERRYDVRHADDAGVPVDELDAHEDPLDARELVTYDEKGRYRPLKTAPSLAGGWVFPDLGPRDLYETVETIYPATVANWHREREGELDVTHWRETMERQSGIYGVVKTWDRGEGYEHVNWVAEACCDDSQCLKRREWEYDDETDLDVDGGDGVFPCREPCSVVVSAARKWTRLESEQPRTYEFELTPSEKEQVEDIIDAVADGRTDEIREADTKEGANRYRARFLRAKLFDDEGNLGGVPTEPDEE; via the coding sequence GTGGCCGACCACACCTCCGCGACCGACGAGGGCGAGGCGGGCGGCGACGAGGCGGGCGACGACGGGACCGCGACCCCCGAGATCGACCTCCCGGGCGAGGCGTTCGACGCGGTACTCGACGCGCTCGACGACCTCGACCCGGGCGACCCGCTCCGCTTCGAGGGATTCAGCGTCGCGCGCGACGGCGAGGGGGCGTACGCCCTCGTCGAGAACAGTCCCCCGAAGCCCCTGACCGAGCGCGAGCTCCACGAGGCGCTCGCGGAGCGCGCGCCCGCGGTGACGGACTGGTACACCTTCGAGCGGGTTGTCGGCGAGTTCGGTCCGCGCCGCGCCTTCCTCCGCTGGATCGAGGACGCCGACGGCGAGACCGTCGCGGCCCGCTACGCCGCGCTCGCGGCGGGGATCGAGCGCGCGTGGGGTGAACTGAAGATCACGGCGACGGTCACCGACCGCGGCGAGCGCCGCTACGACGTGCGCCACGCCGACGACGCCGGCGTTCCGGTCGACGAGCTCGACGCGCACGAGGACCCACTCGACGCGCGCGAGCTGGTCACGTACGACGAGAAGGGCCGGTACCGACCGCTCAAGACGGCGCCGTCGCTGGCGGGCGGCTGGGTCTTCCCCGACCTCGGCCCGCGCGACCTCTACGAAACGGTGGAGACGATCTACCCCGCGACGGTCGCCAACTGGCACCGCGAGCGCGAGGGCGAGCTTGACGTGACCCACTGGCGCGAGACGATGGAGCGCCAGTCGGGCATCTACGGCGTCGTGAAGACGTGGGACCGCGGCGAGGGGTACGAGCACGTCAACTGGGTCGCGGAGGCGTGCTGCGACGACTCCCAGTGCCTCAAGCGCCGGGAGTGGGAGTACGACGACGAGACCGACCTCGACGTCGACGGCGGCGACGGCGTCTTCCCCTGTCGCGAGCCCTGCTCCGTGGTCGTGTCGGCCGCGCGCAAGTGGACGCGGCTGGAGAGCGAACAGCCCCGGACGTACGAGTTCGAGCTGACGCCGAGTGAGAAGGAGCAGGTAGAGGATATCATCGACGCGGTCGCGGACGGCCGGACCGACGAGATTCGCGAGGCGGACACGAAGGAGGGCGCGAACCGCTACCGCGCGCGGTTCCTCCGAGCGAAGCTGTTCGACGACGAGGGGAACCTCGGCGGCGTGCCGACCGAGCCGGACGAGGAGTGA
- the pheA gene encoding prephenate dehydratase: MNAVTLGPAGTYSHRAARSVAAEVSFRESVTAIVDAVASGEFERGVVPIENSIEGSVTESLDALADYDVAVTREVVTPIRHALLAQDDGFEVVASHSQALAQCRNWLEANYPDAGLEAVASTARGVERAREDARVAGIGHPDNAGDDLDILAADIQDRTSNATRFLVVAPESARSDAGGKTTLIVYPNANYPGLLLELLEAFADRNLNLSRIESRPSGERLGDYLFHFDVDAGLYEDHMAKAVEDVEAIADNGWVKVLGSYDTEHVLD, from the coding sequence ATGAACGCCGTCACGCTGGGCCCCGCCGGCACGTACTCGCACCGCGCCGCTCGCTCCGTCGCCGCCGAGGTGTCGTTCCGAGAGTCGGTCACCGCGATCGTCGACGCCGTCGCGAGCGGCGAGTTCGAGCGCGGGGTCGTCCCCATCGAGAACAGCATCGAGGGCTCCGTCACGGAGAGCCTCGACGCGCTCGCCGACTACGACGTGGCGGTCACCCGCGAGGTCGTCACGCCGATCCGGCACGCCCTCCTCGCGCAGGACGACGGGTTCGAAGTCGTCGCGAGCCACTCGCAGGCGCTCGCGCAGTGTCGGAACTGGCTGGAGGCGAACTACCCGGACGCCGGCCTCGAAGCGGTCGCCTCCACGGCCCGCGGGGTCGAGCGCGCCCGCGAGGACGCCCGCGTCGCCGGCATCGGCCACCCGGACAACGCCGGCGACGATCTCGATATCCTCGCCGCGGACATCCAAGACCGAACCTCGAACGCGACCCGGTTCCTCGTCGTCGCGCCCGAGTCCGCGCGCTCCGACGCCGGCGGGAAGACGACGCTGATCGTCTACCCGAACGCGAACTACCCCGGCCTCCTCTTGGAGCTGCTGGAGGCGTTCGCCGACCGCAACCTCAACCTCTCGCGGATCGAGTCGCGCCCGAGCGGCGAGCGCCTCGGCGACTACCTGTTCCACTTCGACGTGGACGCCGGCCTCTACGAGGACCACATGGCGAAGGCGGTCGAGGACGTCGAGGCCATCGCGGACAACGGGTGGGTAAAGGTGCTCGGCTCGTACGACACCGAACACGTATTGGACTGA
- a CDS encoding CbiX/SirB N-terminal domain-containing protein translates to MQSLVIVAHGSHLNPESSAPTYDHADTIRATGAFDEVRTGFWKEEPHFREVLRTVEGDEIYVVPLFVSEGYFTEQVIPRELRLAGWDVSEWDSDGLSADQATLIAEDIDREVHYCGPVGTHRAMTDVIVRRAESVTDDPDVGDGFGLAVVGHGTERNENSAKAIEYHADRIAERDRFDEVKALYMDEEPEVDDLPEHFESDDVVLVPLFIADGYHTQEDIPEDVGLCEDHTEGYDVPETVDGTRIWYAGAVGTEPLMADVVLERAADAGADLGTALDDVRETTRVATGD, encoded by the coding sequence ATGCAGTCGCTCGTCATCGTCGCGCACGGCTCCCACCTCAATCCCGAGTCGAGCGCGCCGACGTACGACCACGCCGACACGATCCGCGCCACCGGTGCCTTCGACGAGGTCCGCACCGGGTTCTGGAAGGAGGAGCCCCACTTCCGAGAGGTGCTCCGCACCGTCGAGGGCGACGAGATATACGTCGTCCCGCTGTTCGTCTCGGAGGGATACTTCACCGAGCAGGTGATCCCCCGCGAGCTCCGGCTCGCCGGCTGGGACGTCTCCGAGTGGGACTCCGACGGCCTCTCCGCCGACCAGGCCACCCTCATCGCCGAGGACATCGATCGGGAGGTCCACTATTGCGGCCCGGTCGGGACCCACCGCGCGATGACCGACGTGATCGTCAGGCGGGCGGAGTCGGTCACGGATGACCCGGATGTCGGCGACGGGTTCGGGCTGGCGGTCGTCGGCCACGGCACCGAGCGCAACGAGAACTCGGCGAAGGCGATCGAGTACCACGCCGACCGGATCGCCGAGCGCGACCGCTTCGACGAGGTGAAGGCGCTGTACATGGACGAGGAGCCGGAGGTCGACGACCTCCCCGAGCACTTCGAGAGCGACGACGTCGTCCTCGTTCCCCTCTTCATCGCCGACGGCTACCACACCCAGGAGGACATCCCGGAGGACGTGGGGCTCTGCGAGGACCACACCGAGGGGTACGACGTGCCCGAGACCGTCGACGGCACCCGGATCTGGTACGCGGGCGCGGTGGGGACGGAGCCGCTCATGGCCGACGTGGTCTTGGAGCGCGCCGCCGACGCCGGTGCCGACCTCGGGACCGCGCTCGACGACGTGCGCGAGACGACCCGCGTCGCCACGGGGGACTGA